DNA sequence from the Butyricimonas faecalis genome:
GGAGATATTGCAGCCCGTCATACAGTAGATAATACGTTCGCTTTGCGTATCATGTTCAAGAAACTGGCTGAAAGCGTAAAACAACCCTTATCGTTTACCCGCATAGCGAATATCGTATCTTCAACCGGAGCAAAGGTAGGAACACAGACCGTTATTAATTATATGGAATACGCCAAAGATGCTTGGCTTATCAATCCCGTGCAAAACATAGCAGGTAAATTGGTCGATAAGGAAACTTCACCGAAGTACTACTTCACGGATAACGGTATTCTCAACCTCTTTTTATTGGATGGAAACACTTCTTTGTTGGAGAACATGGTAGCCGTAAATCTATTGCGTAAATACGGGCGAAATGATGCTGTTTATTTCTATAATCAAAGCATTGAAGTAGACTTCTACATTCCTGATGATTACACAGCGATTCAGGTATGCTACAATCTCGACAATAGCGACGGCACGTTTGATAGGGAAGTAAAAGCTTTGCTAAAAATTACCGAAGTATTAGAATGCAAGAAGCTGCTGATTATTACCCGTGATACGGAACGGGTGGTAGAAATGAACGGTAAAACAATTGAAGTCGTTCCGGTATGGAAATGGCTGTTAAGTTTGTAATATTTTATCGATATTAAAGGTGGTGGAGTCCCAGATTTCATCTTTGTCCAATCCTAGCCAATCTCGATATTTATCAGTGGCTTTACTGTCAGGCATTGTCTGGAAAATATTTTTCATATCCTCGTATCCATAGGGGCCGCCGCAATCTTCCGGAGGACAATTGCCCTTGCCTGAAAGGCAAAAAGCCTCTTTCCGTTTGTCGTCAAAAATTTTTTCCAGAGTTATTTCATGTACTCAATTATCTCCAAAATCATACACATATAAAAGTTTACGAAAATTGCCTATGAATAGGTCAGATAACCTAACTTTTGAAGCATCTAGAGTCTTGGCTTCAAAATCAAAATCATCTTCAGAAGGGACTGCGATCCGAATTGTACATTGATATTCCTTATCCTGGAACTCGAATAAATGATAATCTTCTCAACCGAAAACGGTTTGTATCACATCATGAAACCTCTGAAATGTAAAATCTGCCGGAATAATAATTTTTCTCCATACCGGAGGCTTGGATATGTTTTTAAGTTGAACCTTGAATTGATATACCATGATACTTTTGTGGAACTAATATACACGTTCAAAAATATAATATTAATTTGATGTGTTGATATATAGAATGTGAAATTTTCGTTCATATTGAAAAATAGTCATTAAAATGATGGATAAAATTACTGGTTCATTTGATAATGAAATGGTGCCACCATCTACTGTTCGTAACTAAATATGGTTAACGAACATATATAATTGGGATTTCATTTAAGCTTTTCTGAACTTTTAGCTTTTCGCTTTAAGCATTTCGCTTAATTAGTTGTATCTTTGCAGATGAATAATTAAAAAACAGAAAAATGATAACAAAGAATAAGTTTGTAACCGTGAGTTACGAGTTGAGAACGGCAGCGGATGCAGAACCCATTGAGATAGCTGATGAGAAGACTCCCTTGGAGTTTATTTGCGGCCAAGGGCAAACGCTGGAATATTTCGAGATGAACCTGTTGAACTTGAACACGGGAAATTCTTTCGATTTCCATATTCCGGCTGCTAATGCTTACGGTGAGGTGAATGAGGATATGATTGTTGAGTTACCTAAAGATATATTCGCAGAAGTTGAGGCTGAGGAGTTGATTCCCGGAAATGTGCTACCCATGCAGGATAGTCTGGGACGTCACCTGAATGGTACAATCGTTACCGTGGGCGATGATGTGGTAACTATGGATTTCAATCACCCGATGGCAGGAAAAGATTTATTCTTCAAGGGTAAAGTGTTGGCGGTAAGAGATGCTACTGACGAAGAATTAGAAAACTTACATTCACACAAATGTGGCGGTTGTCACGGTTGTGGATCTGATGGCGGTTGCGGTTCAGAGCATTCTTGTGGTGACGGTTGTTGCCACTAATCAAAATTGAAAATGCAGAATTGAAAATGGAAAATGAAGATGATCAAGTCTTGATTTTCCATTTTTTATACAGACCAAAAGTTTAATCCGCGTTGATCTTTGAATATTGAAGTGTTGCTCTCCTTCATTTTCAATTTTCAATTTTCAATTTTCAATTGTTATGAACACGATTGGTAGGTTATATACGTTAACTTCTTTTGGCGAATCACATGGGGAGGCGCTTGGGGGTGTGATTGACGGTTGTCCGGCGGGAATTCCCTTGTCCGAGGAAGAAATTCAACATGAGCTGAACCGAAGGAGACCGGGACAGTCTTCCGTGACAACTTCGAGAACGGAGGAAGATCGTGTCGAAATACTTTCAGGGATATTTGAAGGCGTGACGACGGGCTCACCTATCGGTTTTATCGTACGGAACAAGGATCAGCGGAGCCGGGATTATGATGCGATAAAGGATTTGTTCCGTCCGTCTCATGCCGACTACACGATGCAGGAGAAATATGGTGTTCGGGATTACCGGGGTGGAGGACGTTCCTCAGCCCGGGAACACGTGGTTCGTGTTGTAGGGGGAGCGGTAGCCCGTCAGGTTTTAAAGAGGTTAGGGGTTTCCATTTATGGATACACGTCTCAGGTGGGACCGATTGCGTTGAAAGAGTCTTATCACGAGTTTAATTTGGAGGAAACGGAAAACAACGTGGTTCGTTGTCCTGATTCGGTGGTAGCGAGGGAAATGGAATTGTTTATTCGAAAAGTACAGGAGGAACACGATAGCGTGGGAGGAGTGGTGAGTTGTGTTATCCGAGGTGTTCCTGTCGGTGTGGGAGAACCCGTGTTTGATCGTTTTCAGGCTCGGTTGGGATACTACATGATGGGAATTAATGCGGCAAAAGGTTTTGAGTATGGAGAGGGATTCCATGCTGCAAGTATGCGGGGTAGCGAGCATAATGATACATTCGTGATGGAAAACGGGCAAGTGAGGACTTTGGCAAATCATGCCGGGGGAATTTTGGGAGGAATCACGAGTGGGGAGGATATTTATTTCCGAGTTGCTTTTAAACCTGTGGCAACGATAGGACGGGAGCAACAAACCGTGAATCGTTTTGGGGAAGAGGTGACTTTCGTGGCCCAGGGACGTCATGATTCTTGTGTAGTGCCTCGTGCGGTACCTGTGGTAGAGGCGATGGCTGCCATGCTGGTGTTGGATATGATGCTGGAGGCGGGAAAAATACCTACTCGGGTATAAAAGAAGTAAATATTTTTTTTGAGAATAAGTTTGTTTAGGATAATATTCTTTATTAGTTTTGTTGGAAATTAAATATCAGTGTTATGGCAAGTATTAGAAGATTGAAGAAAGATGTTGATTATTTGACTTTTGCGGTAATCGCCGATTGTATGAATTACAATTCTAGTGTGGGAAAGAGCGAGTCGGAAGTTGTTAACATAGTGAAAAAGATGGTTGAATACAGAAATGAAACGAGAACTAAAATTTCTGCCCGTAAATCATTTAACGATAAGAAAGAAGTTAGAGCTTATTATAAAGGAATATCTATTGATTTATTGAAAACAGTAGACGGAGAATTTACCCGTTTAAGCGAGTTGGTAAAACAGCACGCTTAAATGATGATTGCCCCCAAATGTTTGAGCTACCATATTCTGTGGTAGCTTTTTTTGATGATGAATGACGAGATTATATTACCGGGAATCGGTAAGGTAAAGGTAAGACGGGGAAAGAATATCCGTTTTCTCTCAGTGCGAATCGCACCGGGCAGAGGTGTGTGGGTGAACGTTCCTTTCGGGGTAAGCGGACGGCAGGTAGAAGAATTCGTGCATACACAACGAGATTGGATTGAGCAGAATTTAGCGAAGATCAAAGTTTACGAGCAGGACACAGGGGTGGGGTTAGGTATGGATTCCGAAGTGAAGACAAAGTTTCACGTGCTGAAAGTGCTTGCTTGTGATGAACCTCGTCCATATTACAAGATTGAGGGGAAAGAAATTCGCCTATATATTCCTCGTGGTACGGCATACTCGAAGATTGCTCCCTACGTGGAGAATTTCTTGATAGAGATTTATCGCATGGAAAGCAAGCGTTATTTGCCGGGACGAGTAAAGGAATTGGCAGAGCAGTTCGGTTTCCGTTACCGGGCATTGTCTTTTCGGAATAATATATCAAACTGGGGCAGTTGTTCGGCAGATAATAATATCAGTTTGAACGTGAAATTGATGAAATTGCCGGATGAGATTATTGATTACGTGATTCTGCACGAGTTATGTCATACGGTTGAAAAAAATCATTCCAATAGTTTTTGGGCGTTGATGGAAAAAGTGTGTCCCGGGTGTATGCAAATGCGTCGTAGGTTACGTCTGTATAATACCAGAATTTGAACGGTATTTTTTCTTCACGGCTTGCCAGCCAGAACGTGAGGATGAACACAATCCCTAGCATAAATAATAACATTTCGACTCTTTTCATGATGCAAGTTTTAATATACGTTTTATGCTGAAACGTGGCTAAATGTTACGTTCCCGAGCATTTTTCATGGATATATATTACAAATATGGGGAAAGGGAAAACTAGCTTGAGGTTTATTCGTTATATTTGATAGTTATTTTTTAATAAGTGAAGACAATGGAAGGACAATATTGTTATCAATATCCTCGTCCGGCGGTGACCACGGATTGCGTAATTTTCGGGTTTGACGGTGAGATATTAAAAGTGTTATTAGTGGAACGGGGAGGTGAACCTTATAAAGGTTATTGGGCATTTCCCGGAGGCTTCTTGAATATGGACGAAACGACGGACGAATGTGCCGTGAGGGAATTAGAGGAAGAAACGGGGTTGAAAAACGTGTTCGTGGAGCAATTACAGGCATTCTCCGATGTGGATCGAGATCCCCGGGGACGAACGATCACGGTGGCTTACTATGCTTTAGTGAATCCCGTGGACATGAAAGTGGCCGGGTATGACGATGCGGCAGATGCCCGTTGGTTTGCTTTGGCGGATGTTCCTTGCTTGGCTTTTGATCATGATCACGTGTTACAGGTGGCATTACATCGTCTGGCATTGAAAGTTTATTTGCAGTTGAACGGGATTGAGAGACCGGATGAACATTTCAAGAAATTTGATTTGAAGCGTTTGCAGGCTTTGATTCTTGATAAAATATAAGAATTGAAAATCGTAGGGCTTATGATTTGTACATGCAATTAACAACCGAATGTCGGTAAGTCATGGAATGTTTGTTGGGAAATTAATTTATAAACAGTAATTTTGTCTGGAAGATTTATAAAAAATAAATATTATGCAAGAGGTAGTAAAAGAGATACGTGACGTTTTGTCGGAAGTGAAATATCCCGGCACATCGAAAAGTATCGTTGCGCTGGATATGGTGCAGAATATAAAGGTCGAGGACAGTAAGGTGGATTTTCGCTTGGTATTTCAAAAGTCCAATGACCCGTTTGTGGGAGCGGTGAAAAAGAAATGCGAATCTCTGTTGAAAGAGAAATTAGGATATGCAACCGTAGAGATTGAAACCGTATTCGTACATGATTTGGAGAAGCCTCTAGCCTTGGAGAAGGTGAAACATATTGTTGCAGTGTCTTCGGGTAAGGGGGGAGTTGGTAAATCAACGGTAGCCTCAAATCTGGCGGTAGCCTTGGCTAAATTGGGGTATAAAGTCGGGCTAGTGGATGCTGATATTTATGGTCCCTCTATGCCGAAAATGTTCGGGTGTGAGGAGGCCAGTCCTTACATGGTAGAAGTAGGAGGTAAGGAGTTGATAGAACCGGTTGTGAAATATGGGGTGAAGTTGTTGTCAATCGGTTTTTTCGTGGATCCGGATTCTGCAACTGTCTGGAGAGGACCAATGGCTTCCAATGCTTTGAAACAGATGGTGGAAGGTGGTTTTTGGGATGAGTTGGACTTTATGTTGATAGATCTTCCTCCGGGAACGAGTGATATTCACTTGACGTTGGTTCAGACCGTGGCTTTGAGCGGTGCGATTGTGGTTAGTACACCACAACAGGTGGCATTGGCTGACGCCGTGAAGGGAATCAATATGTTTGAATCTCCTGGAATACAGGTTCCTGTATTAGGGTTGGTAGAAAATATGTCTTGGTTTACTCCAGCCGAACTACCGAATAATAAATATTATATCTTCGGTAAAGAGGGGGCCAAAAAGCTTGCGGCCGAGAAAGGATTGCGTTTGTTGGGACAAATTCCAATCGTGCAGAGTATCATGGAAGGAGGCGAGAACGGTAGCCCGGTAGCTTTGGATGAAGATAGTGTCACCGGACAAGCATTTATAGAACTGGCTCGTAATGTAGCTCATGCTGTTGATGAAACAGGGGAGACTGCGAAACGAGTTCGGGTAACGAGATAAGAAAAAAGGGGCTTGAGAAGGCCCCTTTCAATTTTTTTGCACGTAAGCATTATGCTAACTAAAGACTAAAAGCCCTTATCTTAGTGTTTAGCTCTTGCCTTGATGATCTCGAAGAAATCTGCCGCTTTTAGAGAGGCTCCACCAATAAGTCCACCATCCACGTCGGGATTGGAGAAAATAGCATCGGCATTTCCGGGGTTACAACTTCCTCCGTAAAGGATTGAAGTTTCATTGGCAACGGTTTGTCCATATTTCTCTGCTACAACTGAACGGATAAAGGCGTGCATTTCTTGAGCCTGAGCGGGAGTAGCGGTTTTACCGGTTCCGATAGCCCAAACGGGTTCGTAAGCAATTACCACGTGTGCAAATTGTTCTGGGGTAAGATTGAAGAGCCCGTCGGTCAACTGTTGTTTCACTACCTCGAAGTGTTTCTCGGCTTCTCTTTCTTCTAACACTTCGCCCACGCAGAAGATGATTTCCAACTTGCTATCTAAAGCTTGTGCCACCTTCTTCACGAGAATAGGGCTTGTTTCGCCATAGTAGCTTCTTCTTTCGGAATGTCCCAGTATCACGCATTTTGCTCCTGTGGAAGCGATCATGTCAGCTGAGACTTCACCCGTGTAGGCTCCGGCTTTTTCCGTTGCGCAGTTTTGTGCGGCAACCATGAGGGAAGTTTCCGTGATATTATGAGCCACTTTTGCCAAATGGATAAA
Encoded proteins:
- a CDS encoding FKBP-type peptidyl-prolyl cis-trans isomerase, which produces MITKNKFVTVSYELRTAADAEPIEIADEKTPLEFICGQGQTLEYFEMNLLNLNTGNSFDFHIPAANAYGEVNEDMIVELPKDIFAEVEAEELIPGNVLPMQDSLGRHLNGTIVTVGDDVVTMDFNHPMAGKDLFFKGKVLAVRDATDEELENLHSHKCGGCHGCGSDGGCGSEHSCGDGCCH
- the aroC gene encoding chorismate synthase; translation: MNTIGRLYTLTSFGESHGEALGGVIDGCPAGIPLSEEEIQHELNRRRPGQSSVTTSRTEEDRVEILSGIFEGVTTGSPIGFIVRNKDQRSRDYDAIKDLFRPSHADYTMQEKYGVRDYRGGGRSSAREHVVRVVGGAVARQVLKRLGVSIYGYTSQVGPIALKESYHEFNLEETENNVVRCPDSVVAREMELFIRKVQEEHDSVGGVVSCVIRGVPVGVGEPVFDRFQARLGYYMMGINAAKGFEYGEGFHAASMRGSEHNDTFVMENGQVRTLANHAGGILGGITSGEDIYFRVAFKPVATIGREQQTVNRFGEEVTFVAQGRHDSCVVPRAVPVVEAMAAMLVLDMMLEAGKIPTRV
- the tpiA gene encoding triose-phosphate isomerase, encoding MRKKIVAGNWKMNKTFAEGVELAREVNDYVRYKEGGEGVLVVLGTPFIHLAKVAHNITETSLMVAAQNCATEKAGAYTGEVSADMIASTGAKCVILGHSERRSYYGETSPILVKKVAQALDSKLEIIFCVGEVLEEREAEKHFEVVKQQLTDGLFNLTPEQFAHVVIAYEPVWAIGTGKTATPAQAQEMHAFIRSVVAEKYGQTVANETSILYGGSCNPGNADAIFSNPDVDGGLIGGASLKAADFFEIIKARAKH
- a CDS encoding NUDIX domain-containing protein; protein product: MEGQYCYQYPRPAVTTDCVIFGFDGEILKVLLVERGGEPYKGYWAFPGGFLNMDETTDECAVRELEEETGLKNVFVEQLQAFSDVDRDPRGRTITVAYYALVNPVDMKVAGYDDAADARWFALADVPCLAFDHDHVLQVALHRLALKVYLQLNGIERPDEHFKKFDLKRLQALILDKI
- a CDS encoding Mrp/NBP35 family ATP-binding protein — its product is MQEVVKEIRDVLSEVKYPGTSKSIVALDMVQNIKVEDSKVDFRLVFQKSNDPFVGAVKKKCESLLKEKLGYATVEIETVFVHDLEKPLALEKVKHIVAVSSGKGGVGKSTVASNLAVALAKLGYKVGLVDADIYGPSMPKMFGCEEASPYMVEVGGKELIEPVVKYGVKLLSIGFFVDPDSATVWRGPMASNALKQMVEGGFWDELDFMLIDLPPGTSDIHLTLVQTVALSGAIVVSTPQQVALADAVKGINMFESPGIQVPVLGLVENMSWFTPAELPNNKYYIFGKEGAKKLAAEKGLRLLGQIPIVQSIMEGGENGSPVALDEDSVTGQAFIELARNVAHAVDETGETAKRVRVTR
- a CDS encoding M48 family metallopeptidase; translated protein: MMNDEIILPGIGKVKVRRGKNIRFLSVRIAPGRGVWVNVPFGVSGRQVEEFVHTQRDWIEQNLAKIKVYEQDTGVGLGMDSEVKTKFHVLKVLACDEPRPYYKIEGKEIRLYIPRGTAYSKIAPYVENFLIEIYRMESKRYLPGRVKELAEQFGFRYRALSFRNNISNWGSCSADNNISLNVKLMKLPDEIIDYVILHELCHTVEKNHSNSFWALMEKVCPGCMQMRRRLRLYNTRI